The following are encoded together in the Proteiniphilum saccharofermentans genome:
- a CDS encoding RagB/SusD family nutrient uptake outer membrane protein has protein sequence MKRLKYIFLLVTFLVTANNCSDLLEVNPKQVLDEGLLNSPEDMEGFVTAAYARITDIPSWDSPFSPWWSGSMRSDDSYKGGGGVWDGGDGWGFMETFVNLTANGWPIDYPWYVSYQIIQRSNTAIQKLNNISEEDYPLKSVRIGEMKFIRAFVHFRLKQFFKYIPYIDENVVGSSAEFEAIPNRDSSFPNDQYLWERILSDFKDAEEALPDVQPEKGRVDKNAATAMVARTLMFMAYEQNDRHQVVNINKDRLSEALVYLNKLTDQEGGKVDLCQDFGENFIHTSDNNTKESIWEIQYSIDDGSSTGGKINRGEGLNHPWNWAGFQCCGFHHISYNMGNAFKTGPDGLPLFDDYNNDSYGNYIKNTDGSDNIALVEAGNPDYFNKYNWDPRFSHTAGVPGQPWKYDPDLIFESRGIRNGAEYGWLKSVKELPHPGCDCLLYDGWQFNSMNKRMIRYDEVLLWKAEVLIQLDRWNEALIPINKVRERAANSTGWLIKADGTPVMNYHVEVYKPGENCVWDKDFAWKAMQWENRLEMAGEGRRFFDLQRWGILEEVMNNYFTVEKTRFSWMANARFTAGRDEFFPIPQNQMKWAKGNYTQNPGY, from the coding sequence ATGAAACGATTAAAATATATCTTTTTGCTCGTCACTTTCCTCGTTACGGCAAATAACTGCTCCGATCTTTTGGAAGTGAATCCGAAACAGGTACTGGATGAGGGATTACTGAATTCTCCGGAAGATATGGAAGGTTTTGTGACAGCAGCTTATGCAAGGATTACCGATATACCATCCTGGGATTCTCCTTTTTCGCCCTGGTGGTCCGGCTCTATGCGGTCTGACGACTCATATAAGGGTGGTGGTGGCGTCTGGGACGGCGGTGACGGATGGGGTTTTATGGAAACCTTTGTGAATCTGACTGCCAATGGTTGGCCGATTGATTATCCGTGGTATGTTTCCTATCAGATTATCCAGCGTAGCAACACCGCAATACAGAAACTGAATAACATCTCCGAGGAGGATTATCCTTTAAAGAGTGTGAGAATAGGGGAGATGAAATTTATCAGGGCTTTTGTTCATTTCAGGTTGAAACAGTTTTTCAAATATATACCTTATATCGATGAAAATGTAGTGGGTAGTTCGGCTGAGTTTGAAGCGATTCCCAACAGAGATTCCAGTTTTCCGAACGACCAGTATCTCTGGGAACGGATATTGAGTGATTTTAAAGATGCCGAAGAGGCGTTGCCCGATGTGCAACCGGAGAAAGGAAGGGTAGATAAAAATGCAGCCACAGCAATGGTGGCCAGAACCCTGATGTTCATGGCATATGAGCAGAACGACAGGCATCAGGTGGTTAATATCAATAAAGACCGGCTCTCGGAGGCGTTGGTTTACCTGAACAAGCTGACCGATCAGGAAGGCGGTAAAGTGGACCTTTGTCAGGATTTCGGGGAAAACTTTATTCATACTTCCGATAATAATACCAAAGAGTCGATCTGGGAAATTCAATATTCTATTGATGACGGCAGCTCTACCGGAGGAAAAATCAATCGTGGAGAAGGATTGAATCACCCCTGGAACTGGGCAGGATTCCAATGTTGCGGATTTCACCATATCAGTTATAATATGGGGAATGCCTTTAAGACAGGTCCTGACGGATTGCCGCTGTTTGATGACTACAATAATGACAGCTACGGAAATTATATCAAGAATACAGATGGAAGTGATAATATAGCACTTGTTGAAGCGGGAAATCCGGACTATTTTAATAAGTACAATTGGGATCCCCGTTTCAGCCATACGGCCGGTGTGCCCGGACAGCCGTGGAAATACGATCCTGATCTGATTTTTGAAAGCAGGGGAATAAGGAACGGAGCTGAATATGGTTGGTTGAAATCAGTGAAAGAATTGCCCCATCCCGGTTGCGATTGTCTCTTGTATGACGGATGGCAGTTCAATTCGATGAACAAGCGGATGATCCGTTACGATGAAGTCCTGCTCTGGAAAGCAGAAGTATTGATTCAACTGGACAGATGGAATGAAGCCTTAATCCCTATCAATAAAGTTCGTGAACGTGCTGCTAACAGCACTGGTTGGTTGATCAAGGCCGATGGTACACCGGTAATGAACTATCATGTGGAGGTCTATAAACCAGGTGAGAACTGTGTATGGGATAAGGATTTTGCCTGGAAGGCAATGCAATGGGAAAACCGCCTGGAAATGGCCGGTGAAGGACGCCGTTTCTTCGATCTGCAACGCTGGGGTATCCTGGAAGAAGTGATGAATAACTATTTTACCGTGGAGAAGACACGATTCTCATGGATGGCAAATGCCCGCTTTACTGCCGGACGGGACGAGTTTTTCCCGATTCCGCAAAATCAGATGAAATGGGCCAAAGGTAACTATACACAAAACCCCGGATATTGA
- a CDS encoding DUF4945 domain-containing protein: MRKIGKLIIVALILVLFTGCYDRDIIDRKDFNHSLPKVENLSYTLEGNVVRLSWQIPGNIPQNFNRPLEASIQVVEDDIYRQIISVFDEVNSAQITIDPNKEYRFIVKLLGFLTPEAKEEGFTDRVFSEGVIIKIE, encoded by the coding sequence ATGAGAAAAATAGGAAAACTTATTATTGTAGCACTGATCTTAGTACTGTTTACAGGATGCTACGACAGAGATATTATCGACAGGAAAGATTTTAATCATTCCTTACCTAAAGTAGAGAATCTGTCTTATACGCTGGAAGGGAATGTGGTTAGACTGTCATGGCAAATACCCGGCAATATCCCACAGAACTTCAATCGACCGCTGGAAGCAAGTATTCAGGTGGTGGAGGATGATATTTACAGACAGATAATCTCCGTATTCGATGAGGTCAACTCTGCACAGATTACAATAGATCCGAATAAAGAGTACCGGTTTATTGTCAAATTGCTGGGTTTTCTGACTCCCGAAGCAAAAGAAGAAGGGTTTACCGACAGGGTCTTTTCTGAAGGTGTAATAATTAAAATTGAATGA
- a CDS encoding DUF4185 domain-containing protein: MSPEENRNYWILIAFAIITIIISSCSKEEGSDEPYIPVDEISSAETDLIPDKETKTVSTLLQFKNLDNIDYLVINKSGGESYSEKISRSELSSSYLFTYQVRVSDPDFFRLILKAVYLDGNISKEISLNVDNRWGFFIRNVSRIARVTGAPVSGETFPSPNNTLNWNVGGTDLGIVWEMEPGKYGIFFGDTFGRDFKPNPTNPGPNGGSWRSNVLAFSEDKNLDDGLTFSSMATDARGDAREIVYGGKDGSGNGDWTSIPTAAIRANGADYVHYFNMRNWTGWITNYSGMYKSTDNGLTWEKCEGVTFSSNSPFGQGGYFKKDGYVYMIGTQTGRDSKAALARFREADIEKRDQYEYWNGSSGQWIKGDENLATVIIDDKVGELSFIYSETFNKWFVAYFNGDRYNITMRTAEQITGPWSEPYELAAGKDYAQLYGSYFHPLSVNSDNLYFLMSMWMPYNVFLMKAEIADMGSFQD; this comes from the coding sequence ATGAGCCCGGAAGAAAACAGAAATTATTGGATACTTATAGCCTTTGCTATCATTACGATAATTATATCGTCCTGTAGCAAAGAAGAAGGCAGTGATGAGCCTTATATTCCGGTTGATGAGATCTCGTCGGCCGAAACCGATCTCATACCTGACAAGGAGACAAAAACTGTTTCCACTCTTCTCCAGTTTAAAAATCTTGACAATATTGATTATCTGGTCATTAATAAGAGTGGAGGAGAAAGTTATTCGGAAAAGATCAGCCGGAGCGAACTCTCTTCCTCTTATCTTTTTACATACCAAGTGAGAGTTTCTGATCCTGATTTTTTCAGACTGATCCTGAAAGCTGTTTATCTGGATGGAAATATCTCGAAAGAAATTTCACTGAATGTAGATAACCGGTGGGGCTTTTTTATCCGTAATGTGAGCCGGATAGCACGTGTGACCGGTGCCCCGGTATCCGGAGAGACATTCCCCAGTCCCAACAATACATTAAACTGGAATGTGGGTGGGACTGATCTGGGCATTGTCTGGGAAATGGAACCGGGTAAATATGGGATATTCTTTGGGGATACTTTCGGTCGGGATTTCAAACCGAACCCCACTAATCCCGGCCCCAACGGAGGTAGTTGGAGAAGTAACGTGCTGGCTTTTTCAGAAGATAAAAACCTGGATGACGGGTTGACCTTCAGCAGTATGGCGACCGATGCCAGGGGAGATGCCCGTGAAATTGTTTATGGCGGGAAGGACGGTTCGGGTAATGGAGACTGGACTTCTATTCCCACAGCAGCCATTCGCGCCAATGGGGCTGATTATGTCCATTACTTCAATATGAGGAACTGGACCGGCTGGATCACTAATTATTCGGGAATGTACAAGTCGACCGATAACGGACTGACATGGGAGAAGTGTGAAGGAGTTACGTTCTCTTCCAACAGTCCCTTTGGACAAGGTGGATATTTTAAGAAAGATGGATATGTATATATGATCGGCACACAAACCGGGCGCGACAGCAAAGCCGCTCTTGCCCGGTTTCGTGAAGCTGATATTGAGAAACGGGATCAGTATGAATATTGGAACGGCTCTTCCGGGCAATGGATCAAAGGAGATGAAAACCTGGCAACCGTCATTATAGATGATAAGGTGGGTGAGTTGTCGTTCATCTATAGTGAGACATTTAACAAGTGGTTCGTTGCTTATTTCAATGGCGACAGGTATAATATCACCATGCGTACAGCGGAACAGATTACCGGTCCCTGGAGTGAACCGTATGAACTGGCAGCGGGGAAGGATTATGCGCAATTATATGGATCTTATTTCCATCCCCTGTCCGTAAACAGCGACAACCTCTATTTCCTGATGTCGATGTGGATGCCGTACAATGTTTTTTTGATGAAAGCCGAAATAGCAGATATGGGTAGCTTTCAGGATTAA
- a CDS encoding GH116 family glycosyl hydrolase — MNNNRRTFLKKIGLGTIAASNIPGFASAESLLRSNNPEKLNFQLERTERSYNGEYRNEYLSKVAFPIGGIGAGMFCLEGTGAISHLSVNHRPEIYNTPYAFAAISIKGIKNGAKVLESTVPTWKLFGPRGSGNGLGNRNYGLPRFEKGSFIARFPFGIIDLEDKDIPLDVRITGWSPFIPTDEDNSSLPVGVLEYSFKNRSKEVIEAVFSYNARNFIDDGGYISEQKNGFRMIKAGMDKNDGIGGFAVYLDDNNAVTDHCWFRGGWFDSQTILWDNIRSAKIIGNAPIEGVSPGASVYLPVNLNPGEEKTVKVNFCWYLPKSDLSIGQRIVTGPAFTGKTTKQPVKGQQKVSGYVGEGLLNSFDPNGDGQVGTLLSPEFTINKRYLKFLVGGGNQKGKTSVNLWINDRIVETAVGNNTEQLTEVIWDLKKYAGKTARLKIIDLDTFPWGHILADQFVLTDRHDEILSSPSSGAIVLADFEGNYSEGWEIIESEELGVVTPGNSYYRPWYATRFENLDSVIGYWNENCTTLKKYSELFSRSFYDSTLPPEVLEAVAANLTILKSPTVLRVSDGRLWAWEGCNDDSGCCHGSCTHVWNYAQAIPHLFPALERTLRETEFKVSQNEEGHQNFRTNIPITPTDHSFHAAADGQLGGIMKVYRDWRISGDTEWMKSLYPYVKKSLDYCIRTWDPKRKGYLEEPHHNTYDIEFWGPDGMCTSFYLGALTAFIEMSKTLKEPYKDYRALLTKGKKYMEDNLFDGEYFIQKIQWEGLEAPNPVNVQSFGGAYSEEAIALLQKEGPKYQYGTGCLSDGILGMWMASVCGLPEVVDDEMVTSHLKAVHKYNLKTTLLDHYNPQRPTYACGEDGGLLLCSWPKGGALSLPFVYSNEVWTGIEYQVASHLMLKGEVEKGLEIVRVCRDRYDGSVRNPFNEYECGHWYARAMASYAMIQALTGIRYDAVDKILYIDSKIGDFTSFISTGTGFGTLSLKNGKPRLEVLLGSIDVKKYNIFGEEINL, encoded by the coding sequence ATGAATAATAATCGCAGAACATTCCTAAAAAAAATTGGCCTAGGCACTATTGCCGCGTCAAATATTCCCGGCTTTGCATCGGCTGAAAGTTTATTGAGATCAAATAATCCTGAAAAATTGAATTTTCAGCTTGAAAGAACCGAGAGAAGCTATAACGGAGAATACAGGAATGAGTACTTAAGCAAAGTGGCTTTTCCGATTGGAGGCATAGGTGCCGGCATGTTCTGCCTGGAGGGAACCGGCGCGATTTCTCACCTATCGGTTAACCATCGCCCGGAGATTTACAATACGCCCTATGCTTTTGCAGCTATCAGTATTAAAGGTATAAAAAACGGAGCAAAAGTGCTGGAATCAACTGTTCCTACCTGGAAACTGTTTGGCCCACGCGGAAGTGGAAATGGTTTGGGTAACAGGAATTACGGGTTACCGAGGTTTGAGAAAGGTTCGTTCATAGCCAGATTTCCTTTTGGAATAATAGATTTAGAAGATAAAGATATTCCACTGGATGTAAGAATTACCGGCTGGAGTCCCTTTATTCCTACTGATGAGGATAATTCGAGCCTTCCGGTAGGTGTACTGGAATATTCCTTTAAAAACAGATCCAAGGAGGTGATTGAAGCCGTCTTCTCGTACAATGCACGTAATTTTATTGACGATGGAGGGTATATATCCGAACAGAAGAACGGCTTTAGGATGATCAAAGCCGGTATGGACAAAAATGATGGAATTGGAGGATTTGCTGTTTATCTGGACGATAATAATGCTGTGACCGATCATTGCTGGTTCAGGGGTGGATGGTTTGATTCGCAGACGATCCTTTGGGATAATATCAGGAGTGCAAAGATTATTGGTAACGCACCCATTGAAGGAGTTTCTCCGGGAGCTTCTGTCTATCTGCCGGTAAATCTGAATCCGGGTGAAGAAAAAACAGTGAAAGTCAATTTCTGTTGGTATCTTCCTAAATCGGATCTTTCTATCGGACAGAGAATTGTTACCGGACCGGCATTTACCGGTAAAACAACAAAGCAACCGGTAAAGGGTCAGCAAAAAGTGTCGGGTTATGTAGGGGAAGGTTTGTTGAACTCTTTTGATCCGAATGGGGATGGACAAGTGGGAACTTTGCTCTCTCCTGAGTTTACCATCAACAAAAGGTACCTCAAATTTTTAGTGGGAGGCGGGAATCAAAAGGGAAAAACATCTGTCAACCTGTGGATAAATGACCGGATCGTGGAGACTGCGGTGGGAAACAATACAGAACAATTAACAGAAGTAATCTGGGATTTGAAAAAATATGCGGGAAAAACTGCCCGGTTGAAAATCATTGATCTGGATACATTCCCCTGGGGACATATTCTCGCCGACCAGTTTGTTTTGACCGACCGTCACGATGAGATACTATCCTCCCCTTCCTCCGGAGCAATTGTGCTGGCTGATTTTGAAGGTAATTATTCAGAAGGATGGGAAATTATAGAATCCGAAGAATTGGGTGTTGTAACTCCCGGGAATTCCTATTATCGTCCGTGGTATGCAACCCGGTTTGAGAATCTGGACAGTGTAATCGGATACTGGAACGAGAACTGTACAACGTTGAAAAAATACTCCGAACTATTCAGTAGATCCTTTTATGACTCGACCCTCCCTCCTGAAGTACTGGAAGCAGTTGCTGCCAATCTGACCATACTGAAATCACCAACCGTTTTACGTGTATCAGATGGAAGGCTTTGGGCATGGGAAGGTTGTAACGACGATTCCGGATGTTGTCATGGTAGCTGTACGCATGTATGGAATTATGCGCAGGCTATTCCTCATCTTTTTCCTGCTTTGGAACGAACATTACGTGAAACGGAATTTAAAGTAAGCCAGAACGAAGAAGGACATCAGAATTTCAGGACCAATATTCCCATCACTCCTACCGACCATAGCTTCCATGCGGCGGCAGACGGTCAATTGGGAGGAATCATGAAAGTCTACCGGGATTGGAGGATAAGTGGAGATACGGAATGGATGAAATCGTTGTATCCATATGTGAAGAAGAGCCTCGATTATTGTATCCGCACGTGGGATCCGAAGAGGAAAGGATACCTTGAGGAGCCGCATCATAATACGTACGATATTGAATTTTGGGGGCCTGATGGAATGTGCACCAGTTTTTATCTGGGTGCGCTCACGGCTTTTATTGAAATGAGCAAAACATTGAAGGAGCCTTATAAAGATTACCGGGCTTTACTGACAAAAGGTAAGAAGTATATGGAGGATAACCTGTTTGATGGTGAGTATTTTATCCAGAAAATTCAATGGGAAGGGTTGGAAGCCCCTAATCCGGTAAATGTACAATCATTTGGAGGTGCATATTCTGAAGAGGCTATTGCTTTGTTACAAAAAGAGGGACCTAAATATCAATATGGTACCGGTTGCCTTTCGGATGGAATTTTGGGAATGTGGATGGCTTCTGTGTGTGGTCTTCCGGAGGTCGTAGATGATGAGATGGTTACCAGTCACCTGAAGGCAGTACACAAATACAATCTGAAAACAACGTTACTCGATCATTACAATCCGCAACGACCGACATATGCTTGTGGTGAAGACGGAGGATTATTACTCTGCTCATGGCCGAAAGGAGGAGCATTATCTCTACCGTTTGTTTACAGTAACGAGGTCTGGACCGGGATTGAATACCAGGTGGCAAGCCATCTGATGCTGAAAGGAGAGGTAGAAAAAGGGCTGGAAATAGTGCGCGTCTGCCGTGACAGGTACGATGGTTCTGTAAGAAACCCTTTTAATGAATATGAATGCGGTCACTGGTATGCCAGGGCAATGGCAAGTTATGCCATGATACAAGCGCTGACGGGGATCAGATACGATGCAGTAGATAAAATACTGTATATTGATTCAAAAATAGGAGATTTTACCAGTTTTATCAGTACCGGTACAGGCTTTGGCACACTCTCATTAAAAAATGGAAAACCCCGGTTGGAAGTGTTATTGGGTTCGATTGATGTTAAAAAATATAATATCTTTGGTGAAGAAATTAATCTATAA
- a CDS encoding glycoside hydrolase family 172 protein, with protein MRLKTTFFFLFCIAFTTTVFSQNRDFNGLDMNMGNLYRLSNAETRSISPENFTGEKGKGGMAIPDPNAPRNTANATNPARDLGQGWKVNPFVTINPGETFTMAEIEGPGAIQHIWMTPTGNWRFSIIRIYWDDETEPSVEAPVGDFFGMGWNEYAHLNSLPVTVNPGSAFNCYWVMPFRKKCRITMTNINDEQPMNLYYQIDYTLTDVPDDAAYFHAQFRRTKVNETSDYTIIDGIKGEGHYVGVYMAWQVNNNGWWGEGEIKFFMDGDKQFPTIIGTGTEDYFCGSYNFDRHGKYVTFTTPYAGLVQVLPPDITYRSGQRFGMYRWHVMDPIRFKKDLRITIQDLGWRHGHRYLPQKSDISSTTFWYQKEPHARFPKFPSWQELEVN; from the coding sequence ATGCGTTTAAAAACAACTTTCTTTTTTCTTTTTTGTATTGCATTTACGACAACTGTTTTTTCCCAAAATCGTGATTTCAATGGTTTGGATATGAATATGGGTAACCTATACCGGCTATCCAACGCGGAAACACGTTCTATCAGTCCGGAAAATTTTACCGGCGAGAAAGGGAAAGGGGGGATGGCTATCCCGGATCCCAACGCACCCCGCAATACGGCGAATGCTACAAATCCTGCACGTGATCTGGGACAGGGCTGGAAAGTGAATCCGTTTGTGACCATCAATCCGGGTGAAACTTTCACCATGGCCGAAATTGAAGGGCCGGGTGCTATTCAGCATATCTGGATGACGCCGACTGGTAACTGGCGTTTTTCCATTATACGTATCTATTGGGATGATGAAACGGAACCGTCAGTAGAGGCACCTGTGGGTGATTTCTTCGGCATGGGGTGGAATGAATATGCCCATCTGAATTCCCTGCCTGTAACCGTCAATCCGGGAAGTGCATTTAATTGTTATTGGGTGATGCCGTTCCGTAAAAAATGCAGGATCACCATGACCAATATCAATGATGAACAGCCGATGAACCTCTATTATCAGATCGATTATACGCTGACCGATGTGCCCGACGATGCTGCCTATTTCCATGCACAATTCCGCCGCACAAAAGTGAATGAAACATCCGATTATACCATTATCGACGGAATAAAGGGTGAAGGGCACTATGTAGGTGTCTATATGGCGTGGCAGGTGAATAACAATGGCTGGTGGGGCGAAGGAGAAATCAAATTCTTCATGGATGGAGACAAGCAATTCCCTACCATCATAGGAACCGGGACTGAGGATTATTTCTGCGGATCGTATAATTTCGACCGGCACGGGAAGTACGTTACTTTTACAACACCTTATGCCGGATTGGTACAGGTATTGCCTCCCGATATTACCTACAGATCCGGACAACGATTCGGAATGTATCGCTGGCATGTGATGGATCCTATACGGTTTAAGAAAGACCTGAGAATCACCATTCAGGATCTGGGTTGGAGGCATGGACACCGTTATCTGCCACAGAAATCGGATATCTCGTCTACTACTTTCTGGTATCAGAAAGAGCCTCATGCTCGGTTTCCCAAGTTTCCTTCCTGGCAGGAATTGGAAGTGAATTGA
- a CDS encoding glycoside hydrolase family 172 protein translates to MMKRIGLKTLLLIFTFLLSLFQMNGQTQTYRWSDEVELLKRVDRLPAYRHNQLIEQESSYDRTGGNDDGFSGTYSFIRKEKEGLVLAEFEGPGVVNRIWTPTPTEDTLLFYFDGERVPRLKIRFMDLFSGKVYPFVKPVCGNEIGGYYSYIPIPFAKSLKIVFQGDRIMFHQIQYRMLPGMNVESWTGNFSASDKELLAEVSDVWADISPTVNRYATGLSSSVRTEEKSFTIEPGEEIAFFEKTTSGRIVGFEIDGGTAFEGIYKDIILSAEWDDEPVEAIHAPLADFFGYAYGKPAMRSIVMGRQETSNYCYLPMPFDRSASMKLIYEKREGVQQNAIPVNVKVYYNDNGRNINEEGKLYTVWRREKPESGQFYTFMETKGKGHYVGTIHQAQGLRPGMTLFFEGDDTTYVDGKMRLHGTGSEDYYNGGWYALLDRWDRGISMPVHGSLDYSLPMGRTGGYRFFLSDKMSFEKEIYHGMEHGEVGNNFPVDYTSVTFFYAAQPLKERMELTADLREVYFPEKHIYFPQLMEITLDRGIQAILDRGLMLTSFGQGMVRVMLTDVPEGKYRVLVNYHEKPNGADFQVWQRQNRLSEWISTKADKEIFRENVHVGDIQLTSQTNSVTFHVRNNDKANQFELNLVILERIE, encoded by the coding sequence ATGATGAAGAGAATCGGATTAAAGACATTATTACTCATTTTTACGTTTTTATTATCTCTCTTTCAGATGAACGGGCAAACTCAAACCTACCGGTGGAGTGATGAGGTAGAGCTTTTGAAAAGAGTGGACCGGTTGCCTGCATATCGACATAATCAATTGATAGAACAGGAGTCGAGTTACGACCGGACGGGTGGAAATGACGATGGCTTCAGTGGCACTTATTCTTTTATCCGTAAGGAAAAAGAGGGACTGGTGCTGGCCGAATTTGAAGGACCGGGTGTAGTAAACCGTATATGGACTCCTACACCTACAGAAGACACATTGTTGTTTTACTTCGATGGAGAAAGGGTCCCACGCCTGAAGATTCGTTTTATGGATCTTTTTTCGGGAAAGGTCTATCCTTTCGTAAAACCGGTTTGTGGTAACGAAATAGGAGGGTATTACAGCTATATCCCTATTCCATTCGCAAAATCATTAAAGATCGTGTTCCAGGGAGACCGGATCATGTTCCATCAAATTCAATACCGGATGCTACCCGGAATGAATGTGGAAAGCTGGACCGGGAATTTCTCCGCTTCCGACAAAGAATTGTTGGCAGAGGTGAGTGACGTATGGGCTGATATATCACCTACAGTAAACCGCTATGCAACCGGTTTGTCGTCTAGTGTCCGTACCGAAGAAAAATCATTTACTATTGAACCGGGAGAAGAGATAGCTTTCTTTGAGAAAACAACCTCCGGCCGTATTGTCGGTTTTGAGATTGACGGTGGAACTGCATTTGAAGGGATTTATAAAGATATCATCCTTTCCGCAGAATGGGATGATGAACCGGTAGAAGCCATCCATGCACCCCTGGCTGATTTTTTTGGTTACGCCTACGGAAAACCGGCTATGCGAAGTATCGTAATGGGACGGCAGGAAACTTCCAACTACTGTTACCTGCCCATGCCTTTCGATAGATCGGCTTCCATGAAACTCATCTATGAGAAAAGGGAAGGAGTACAGCAAAACGCTATACCGGTGAATGTGAAAGTGTATTATAACGACAACGGACGAAATATCAATGAGGAAGGAAAACTCTATACTGTTTGGAGAAGAGAAAAACCTGAATCGGGTCAGTTCTATACTTTTATGGAAACCAAAGGAAAAGGTCATTATGTGGGGACCATCCATCAGGCACAGGGTTTGCGACCGGGTATGACTCTCTTCTTCGAAGGTGATGATACCACATATGTGGATGGAAAAATGCGTCTGCATGGTACCGGTTCAGAAGATTATTATAACGGAGGGTGGTATGCGCTGCTCGACCGGTGGGACAGGGGAATCAGCATGCCGGTACACGGTTCACTCGATTATTCCCTGCCGATGGGACGTACCGGAGGTTACCGTTTTTTCCTTTCGGATAAGATGTCTTTCGAGAAAGAAATTTATCACGGTATGGAACATGGAGAGGTAGGCAATAATTTTCCCGTAGATTATACGTCTGTTACATTCTTTTACGCGGCACAACCGTTGAAAGAACGTATGGAACTGACCGCGGATTTAAGGGAGGTTTACTTTCCTGAAAAGCATATCTATTTCCCGCAGTTGATGGAGATTACCCTCGACAGGGGAATACAGGCTATTTTAGACAGAGGGCTGATGCTTACCTCCTTTGGTCAGGGTATGGTTAGGGTGATGCTTACGGATGTGCCCGAAGGGAAATACAGGGTATTGGTCAACTATCACGAAAAGCCGAACGGAGCCGATTTTCAGGTATGGCAACGGCAGAATCGACTGTCGGAGTGGATTTCGACAAAAGCCGACAAAGAAATCTTCAGGGAGAATGTCCATGTAGGGGATATACAACTCACTTCCCAGACAAACTCTGTCACCTTCCATGTGAGGAACAATGACAAAGCCAACCAGTTCGAACTGAATCTGGTCATACTCGAAAGAATAGAGTAA